From Flavobacteriales bacterium:
CGAAAAGGTATCCGATCGTAAATTCGAATTAACCTCTAAGCTTTCAACTTATTTGTTTGGTATCGCTCGATTGCTTTGGATGAATGAACTAAGGAGGCAGAATAAAAGCAGAGAATTGGAATGGAGCGATACGCTCATTGTTTCTGCTTCAGACATTGGATATGATTTTGAAAAAGAGGAAAGGTTGAAACGGATTGAGGAAATGATGGAGGTTATATCGGATAAATGTAAAGAGATACTAAGACGGTTCTATTACCAAAGTAATTCAATGCAAGAGATTGCGGAGGCATTGGGTTTCTCTAGCGTTAATTCAGCTAAAACACAGAAATACAAATGTTTGGAGAAGGCCATATTAGTGGTTAAATCATCCTCACCAATTAGCATTAACCAATGAGAGATCCACTAAAAGAGATAGAAAGAGTTGAGGCCTACTTACTGGATGACTTATCCGAAGTTGAGGCAACTCAGTTTAAGAAAGACATGGAGTCGAATGCTGACTTGAAAGAGCAAGTAGATATTCAAGAATTGATTTTGCAGTCTACTCGGAGATCAGCTTTACGTGCGGAAGTTTTAACTGCTAGTGCGGCGAGTAATTCTTCAATATCAAATTATTGGAAAATAGGATTATTTACTGCAGGTATTTTACTAGGGGCCTATTTATTTTTAGGAGAAGCGAAGGAAACCGAGTCGATTGAGGAGGAAAAAGTTGTACCGGAACAAATAGAAGAAAAAATAGAATCAGTAAAACTTAAAAATGCGGAGTCGTCTGAAGTTAATATTGTTACGCCGGAAAGATCAGTGATAAAAGGTAATGCCGTTAAACCGAATGAAGCTGGAGAGGAGGTAGTTGTAGAAGATAAATTAGCTATGAATCCGGCTAATAAAGAAATAGCACCTAAAGTGTATGAAAAGCCGGAAATTGATAAAAAACCCAAAATTCAAAAGTTAGAAAGAAAAGAGAAGGTTGAGAGATTTGA
This genomic window contains:
- a CDS encoding sigma-70 family RNA polymerase sigma factor, which translates into the protein MKDDEIIAAIRKGNREKPIKVLYLEFPKVKGKIIATGGNEIISEEIFNDALVLLIEKVSDRKFELTSKLSTYLFGIARLLWMNELRRQNKSRELEWSDTLIVSASDIGYDFEKEERLKRIEEMMEVISDKCKEILRRFYYQSNSMQEIAEALGFSSVNSAKTQKYKCLEKAILVVKSSSPISINQ
- a CDS encoding energy transducer TonB encodes the protein MRDPLKEIERVEAYLLDDLSEVEATQFKKDMESNADLKEQVDIQELILQSTRRSALRAEVLTASAASNSSISNYWKIGLFTAGILLGAYLFLGEAKETESIEEEKVVPEQIEEKIESVKLKNAESSEVNIVTPERSVIKGNAVKPNEAGEEVVVEDKLAMNPANKEIAPKVYEKPEIDKKPKIQKLERKEKVERFERNDRDGEFGKEEKRTPNESAPENMAKLSEIILPYAEELKTDKRRKNKRKYSEADVEMQNETPEYKGGEDALNSYLEGNMQFPKGTNAKGGIVYMGFRVDINGEPQAIKVLKGLGGKFDKEAMRLVMEMPNWNPGKQNGVPVEMEHKMPIVFTRYSKR